One Leishmania major strain Friedlin complete genome, chromosome 29 DNA segment encodes these proteins:
- a CDS encoding conserved hypothetical protein (previous protein_id=AAZ09567.1), which yields MDFNPISIEESGHSQLQNGVANAVASARAAGRGDAAGLLSQHASFGDVLRACRNAFYYHTSWSVPYPEVPAAPMLYYPDEYKRMVESTMPLGIMQSELDAMQTGLLDNIPLAYYPLAPNALDEARQALRRAALLKRRAAAAAEADDAASSSSTSAANASDRAHPPHGRLDPGDAEIARIVVDANEIQIRNLPSLTHVQRPLYTDIGLVPPEERHAARVARTQPTEAKPHDAALTTEEMERQWRIDVQLSFVQASQIDSGFARFIGEVAHAKLGLDRNSASHMRLTRALWALLFQDTTKRQQRKVWYMICHFSSTFNDAPAASETAVAQLLRETEALGLPQYLTSWRPLLIEYTRAVSDYVAALAGGAEQRRENLQFHDRELDQLYTGNVYTNIELDGKLARTSADRLKNTVYPVEVVPVYPSGYQQAASMGAAVLRLHDSEELDFLAERDASLHHVILPDAVLPKAAASRPNMLVGGCNLLVADDGDFANVQLGATLRYSVSAENTYQSLRQDPMNTASYLLRVGQAATDAAASLGANHDGRYVMYDRIGHRDVYQKTNNTDTNALSRYVVMFTDAQAATGASEAITSAGNRVRVNCVKREREEAPAPEAATESLEPVAQMPRTG from the coding sequence GCGGTGACGCGGCTGGTCTGCTTAGCCAACACGCATCCTTCGGCGACGTGCTTCGGGCCTGCCGCAACGCCTTTTATTATCACACAAGTTGGTCGGTTCCCTACCCCGAGGTGCCTGCTGCCCCGATGCTGTACTACCCTGACGAGTACAAGCGCATGGTTGAGTCGACAATGCCACTCGGTATCATGCAGTCCGAGCTGGACGCGATGCAGACGGGCCTCCTCGACAACATTCCGCTGGCGTACTACCCGCTGGCGCCGAATGCGCTGGATGAGGCGCGACAGGCGTTGaggcgcgcggcgctgctgaaaaggcgtgcggcggctgcagcagaggcggacgacgcggcgtcgtcttcgtccACGTCGGCAGCAAATGCATCTGATCGCGCTCACCCACCGCATGGTCGCCTCGATCCTGGTGACGCGGAGATTGCTCGCATTGTGGTCGATGCGAACGAAATTCAGATTCGCAACTTGCCATCGCTCACACACGTGCAGCGGCCCCTATACACGGATATCGGTTTGGTGCCGCCGGAGGAGCGGCACGCCGCACGtgtggcacgcacgcagcccaCGGAGGCAAAGCCGCACGACGCAGCGCTGACAACGGAAGAGATGGAGCGCCAATGGCGTATCGATGTGCAGTTGTCCTTCGTGCAGGCCTCGCAGATCGACAGCGGCTTTGCGCGCTTCATCggggaggtggcgcacgcTAAGCTTGGCCTGGATAGAAATAGTGCTTCGCATATGCGGCTGACGCGTGCACTGTGGGCTCTTCTCTTTCAAGACACGacgaagcggcagcagcgcaaggtgTGGTACATGATCTGCCACTTCTCTTCCACCTTTAACGACGCCCCAGCGGCGTccgagacggcggtggcgcagctgctgcgcgagacggaggcgctggGCTTGCCTCAATACTTGACGAGCTGGCGTCCTCTGCTGATAGAGTACACGCGGGCCGTGAGCGACTACGTCGCAGCgctcgccggtggcgcggAGCAGCGTCGCGAGAATCTGCAGTTCCACGACCGGGAGCTGGATCAGCTGTACACGGGGAACGTGTACACCAACATCGAACTTGACGGCAAGCTGGCCCGCACGAGCGCCGATCGTCTGAAGAACACCGTTTACCCCGTGGAAGTGGTGCCGGTGTACCCCAGCGGGTACCAGCAGGCGGCTTCAATGGGAGCTGCCGTGCTGCGTCTCCACGACTCGGAGGAGCTCGACTTCCTTGCTGAGCGCGACGCCTCGTTGCACCACGTCATTCTGCCTGACGCGGTCTTGCCcaaggccgccgcctcccggCCGAACATGCTTGTCGGCGGCTGCaacctcctcgtcgctgacGACGGGGACTTCGCGAATGTGCAGCTGGGCGCGACTCTGCGGTACAGCGTGTCGGCAGAGAACACCTATCAGTCCCTGCGCCAGGACCCGATGAACACGGCCAGCTACCTACTGCGGGTGGGGCAGGCGGCgaccgacgccgccgcctccctcggCGCCAACCACGACGGCCGCTACGTCATGTACGACCGAATTGGCCACCGCGATGTCTACCAGAAGACGAACAATACGGATACCAACGCTCTCTCGCGATACGTGGTTATGTTCACCGATGCGCAAGCCGCTACCGGGGCGTCTGAAGCAATCACAAGTGCTGGTAATAGGGTTCGCGTCAACTGCGTGAAGCGTGAGCGTGAGGAGGCACCAGCTcccgaggcggcgacggagtCCTTGGAGCCTGTTGCACAGATGCCGCGCACAGGATGA